Below is a genomic region from bacterium.
CAACTGCAGTGCCGACCAGGAACGAAACCCAGTTCCAGCCGCCACTCTTGGTGAACCACCTGACCTTGATCCGAGTTCGCTCATTTTCACAAGCGCCCTGCTGGATCATCAGATAGTTTACCTTTTCTTTTGTGACTTGTGCCACAATAGCGGACTGTAGTTCGCCCGGCAATCCTCCAATAACCTCGGCTACCTTGAATGACTTGCCGAGCTTGCCGTTGAAATTGCCGTGCTCGTAAACATCGAGCCAGGCCCCGGGCACGCATTCTTTTACGTACTCGGTTTCCTTCTCGATCTTTGTTTCGATCTTAGTGCGCACGATCGTTCTTTCGATACGGGTTGTACACCCGTCCGAACTGGTAACGATCGTTACCGGAGAACCATCCTCTTCGGTGGCCATCTCCGTCTTGGTCGTCATCTCGCCCGGAATGCAAGGACCAGGGGTCTTGTCGCATTCCTGGAACGAGTAATCCGATCCAAGCTGCCGCGTCCAGTTACCGCAATTGATAATTGCGATGATCTGTTTCGTAGCAATTTTTCGACGAACGTAGATCTGCTGGCCATTTACGACAGGGCTCAGATAGCCCATGTAAATGTTGTTGGCGGAGGTCATGGTAGCGACCAAAATGCGCCGCTCCAACTTAACATCCTCTTCGTCTATGCCAGGAGCGGTGCGAAGACCGCCACGCACCTGGGGGCTGGCGCCGATCTGAAGATCGACGCGAGAGACGAAAACCTTGCGTGAGCGAAAGAAAACGGAATCGTCGGAGTAGTACTCCGAAGTGCCGACTACCGTCTGAACGTACGGACCCATCGCTTCGTTGCTCTGGGTACGAGTGCTCTGACGGCGTGTCTGCGCCGAAACCGAAACCACAGCTACCGGCAATGAAGTTAGAACCATCGCCAGTAGGATACCAAACGTTATTACCTTATTTCTCATCTTACTTTATAACGCCCTCCTCTGGCGCGAGACGGCCCTGTCGGACTCTGTCCCTATTCTGTTCTCAAGCTTCTTAGCTTCGGCATACGCTGCCAAAGCAAGTAATTGTTTCGGCCTGGTTTCCTGCGGATCTAACTCCGCCGGAAGCCCACCGATGACTTCGATCATCGGTTCCTGCCCGTACATCTTATGCTCTTTGAGCACAACCGACTTAGAGCCGGAGTAAAAGGCAGTGACCTTGCGAGTTTCGACATCGATTAGCTCCATCTCTACAAGAGAGACAAGCTCGGCCATGCGGAATTTTTGCTGAGCATACCTTGGGGCCACATACCGTGAGACAGCAATGTCTCGGCCGATCTGAGCACCAAGCCTGACCCAACCATTTCCAGACCGGTGGCGAATTCTGCGAACTGCGCGCTGAGACTCTCTTTCGATCGTCTTCAGCATCGCGTTGCGGTTCGCTACCGACTGGTCAATTTCGTTCCAGATTTCAATACGCTTCGTTTTCGCCGTTACCTTGAGTATAAGCTCAGGATGCGAGCGAACCAATCGCCAAGTCTTCATGATCTCCTTGTCCGACTGGACATCTTTAGATATCGCAGCCAGCGCAGCCGCGTTGTCTTCGAAACCGGAGACAACAATCTGCACATTCCACCGATCGCCCTGTGAAAGGGCAACGGTCGACAAAGAAAATAAAGCAACGATTATAACAATAATTTTTTTCATATGCCCTCCTTAAGGCGTTTTCAAAGTTCTGCTGTTTAACGCCGCTACCGCAGCATATTTCTGCTGCATGGCGCGGTGCCAGACATGTTTACGCTCGTTTCCTGCCAGACTGTAGGAAAATACCTGGGGAACCGAGCAAAAACGTATCCAACACCTAAATATATACCTAGTTTTGCTATATATCAAGCAAATTCGTCTTGGGAATAAGGTCTTTTACTTGACCCCGTATATTAGCATAAAATAGGCATTTTGTCAAGCCTGATCCAGGACCGAAAGTAGGCTTATTAAAAACAAAAAAGTCCAGTTTTCGAACGATTCCGCAGACCTTACCCGTGATTACTGGAGGCCGAGGACTAGTGAGAAAATTTGGACTTTTTTGTTGTTTTTAAATCTAGCTTCTTTCTGTTTGGGTTAGCTTACCAAATAATACAAGCCTACGAGCTGTTGTGCCCACCGGCCAGCAGGTTGATAATGCCACTACAGAGTCAGCGGTGCTGATAAATTGAGCCTGATCATTAGCGGCATATTCACCGCGGCGTTCCACTACATAGTTAAAGCGCACTGTCTTGCCGTTCTTCTGGGTTGCCGTAATGGTAAATGAAGTTCCATCTTTAACATCCCCCAATACTGCGAAGATCTGCTTGTACGGACTCTTGTCCCATAAATAGCCGCTGGAGTGCCCGGAGATGTAAGCGGTACCAACTTCGCCTGGCATCGCGGTGCCAGGGTAATGGACTACGCCTTTCTTAAGATCAGGGTCAAAGTTTTTAACATCCTGTGTCCAGATTAATGGCACAGAAATTTTATTGCTCGGGATTTCTAATAGGCCGGGCTTGCTTTGATCGATGCTTTCATCCGGACGCAAATTAGGAGCTGCGGCTACAGAACCACCCGGTCCTGGATTACCAGCGCCAGGCTGCGTGTTCACAGGCACGCTGCCAAGAGTAGTAGTAGCTATCTGAGTTGGAGAAACGATAATCTGACCATTAGCTCCCATCTGCTGCAAAGTCTGCGGGTCGATGTAATAGGGTGAATCGTCGTTTACATATTGAGCATACTTAGTTACTCCGCGGGTAATAGCTGCTGCCGTAATTCGATTGCTGATTAATTCCGGATTGATATATTTTTCCACCAGCGCTTTTTGCTTGTCCGTAAATTGCTTTCCTGTCCACGGATTTATACCTTCCAATACAAGCTGACCGTCGCCCACTCCGCCGCGGGTAGCATAGACTTTCGGATTTAAATTAAGCAAATACTTTTCGAAGTTGGACAGGCCGTTTCCAGACACGTCGGCATCCATGCTTATAATGCTGTCGTCATTAATATCTACAAAAAACTGGCTAAGCCATTTTCTGTAATCCCCTTCTGCGTCCTTTTTAAGCTGCTCGTATTCCTTATTAGTTTCATCCTTTGTTAAGCTCTCGATCTTTAACAGGTCAGAGTTGAAAATGCTATTCAAGCTAAAGTCACTAAAGTAAAAGAAGTACAAACCCAAGCCAATGGCGAAAATTGCTGCGTAAGGCAAAATACTCTTGAAAACAGAACCAACGGAACGTGTACGAGCCTCTTCCGGTATAGAAGGTTCGGCGCCAGCGGATTTATGCGTACCCAAACTAGCTTCTGCTTCTTCCTTGGCTGACGTTCCAGGCATCTCTGCAGGTGCGGGTTTTTCGACGGGTTGATCTTCTGCAGCTCTCGGGGCTGAGTCCACAGGCAAATCTGCCACGGGCAGATTGCTAGGAGCCGCGACTGTTTTATCCGAAAACATTGAATGAGCCTCAGCTGATTCTGGGCTATTATCTTCTTCATCAACAGGCTGGGGAGCCTGTTTGTTAGGATCAATATTTAACAAGCCGGCAACGCCTTCGCTCGCATTGGGAAACTTTTTGTCGTCTTCAGCCATAAATATATACTGTTATTAAAATTAAACCACATTATAACTAAAAATGCCAATTTTGTCAAACAAAATACTGCTTAGTTTATTGACGGTTTCTTTAAATACGGATTAGGATTGCCGTTAAAAGACGCGCCCGGATAAACTTTGAATCTAGAAATTAACAAATATCTACCCCAAATGGCCAGCTGGATTAGCCAAGTCAGCATGCGCGGATACTTATCTACGTAATGCTTATAGTAGAACAAAATCATGGCGCGATGAAACTCCCAAGTCGGGCGCGGGTTATGCTTCTTCTTTGCAGTCTGCTTGCCAGACAAGTAGCCCTTGTAATGAAAGATTGTGGTTTTCGGGTAATACCATACTTCCCAACCGGCTTGCTTGGCGCGATAACACCAGTCGATGTCTTCGCCGTACATATAGAATGTATCGTCAAGCAGTCCGATCTGGTCCATGGTTTCGCGGCGAATTAATTCGAAGGCACCAACACAACTATCTATCTGATACGATTCGTCTTCATTCAAGTATTCTAAATTGTACTGATTGAATAATTTGCTCTTTGGAAACAGATTGGCCAGCCCGGAAAATTTTGTAAAAGACACCCATGGGGTAGGAAAGCTCCGTCGACAAGCTTTATCTAACTTCCCGTTAACCGCTAACACAACTTTACCGGTAGAGATGCCAACTTTAGGATTTGCATCCATAAACGACACCATGGTTTCGATTGTGTCGCTTGATAGTTCTGTATCGGCATTCAGTAAAGTTACATAGCGGCCACTGGAAAGCTTAATGCCTTCGTTGTTCGCTGCTGCAAAGCCAACGTCTCCGCCGCGAATCAGTTTGACCTGAGGAAAATCTTTTTCCACCATCTCTAAAGTACCGTCGGTTGACCCATGGTCGTAAACAATAGCTTCATAGGTAAACTTTGTCTGGCTGTTATAAATTGATTTTAGTGTTGCCTCCAGCAAGTCGCGGCAATTCCAAGGCGTGATGATAAATGAGATGTCCATAATAATATTTGAATATCGTAATTTTGAGTGCGAGGATAAGTATGTACCCGTTGCGATTTTCTCAACTTACTTTCTTAGATAATAAAACGGCTGATATTTTCGTCGCCTAGCACGCTCCGATTTTTAATTATGCGTCGCTTGCGAAGAATGCTCGGCAGTTGGCGGATCATTGTCGGGACAATCAGCAAAGTCTTGGTTTCGAAAATTGTAATAAAGCCTAAAGTGGCAATTTCCCTCACGAGTATCCGCGGCCAATCGCGTCGCAGAGTTTTCCCAAAATCATTTTTTAGAGTCAAAAAGATTTTATTGCGCCAAGACAACTGTTTGGTCATGGTAGAAAACTGCTTGCGGAACTTTACCAAGGCGAAAATATTTCTGTAACCGCCTGGACTCTGACCCACTCCCCGCTCGTGGTAAGAGATAGCCGTGGGCTGGTACCAAAGCTTCCAGCCTTGATGGCGCAAGCGCCAGCCAAGGTCGGAATCGTCAAAAAAAGCGCGCATATCTTCGTCTATAACCTCGCCACTAATAGCTACATCCATCAATGCTGCGCGGCGATAAACCGGATTAGAGCCGCAAATAGCTAAGACTTCCTGAGGGGTATCGTACTGGCCTTTATCTACTTCGAGCTGGCCGCGATCCCGCACTATGCGCATGCGGTCTATTGTTAACCCAGTACCATCAATGATTTGCTGCTCATTAGGATCGTTAGGATTCTTTTTGGGACGCAACGTCTTGCCCTGCACTCCGGCAATCTTTTCGTCCTGCATCAACGCTTTCACAGCTTCGGACAGATAATTCGGGGCGAGCTCTAAGTCTGTATTTAAAATACACACCAACTCGCTATCTGTAGCAGCGATGCCCTTATTATGAGCCGGGCCATAATGACGATTTTCTCCGGTTTGCAAAATCTTTACTTGAGGGAAATTTTGGCGCACAAACTCTTCTGAGCCATCAGTTGAAGCGTTGTCTATATACAGCACTTCAAAATTAGGATAGTCTTGTTTGAAAATGCTAGTAAAAGCTTTTTGCAAATGGTGCTTCTCGTTGGTTCCAAGTATGTTTACGGAAATTTTGGGAAATTGATTCATGAATACACTACTTTTTAACAGAGCAAAAGCGCGCTTCGGTTAGCGCGCCATCTGCTGTTAAACTTTTAACTGTTCTTATTAAACAAGTGGTTGATTACCTGCGTCTGCTTGAGATCCTTCTTCTTCTGGTCTTCCTGGGCAGTAAAGGCCAGAATCTCTCTTGCCGACTCGCTGCGCAAATTATCCCGCAGGACAGTAATAATGCCGCGCAAGCGCTGATTGATTTCTGGCATCTGAATGCCTTCGCGATTCAATTTTGCAATTGAGAGAATCGAATCGGGACGGCGAACTGCATACATCTTTTCTACATCTTCTTTAGACAAAACTTCCAATTGCATATCAGGATTAATAATCTCCTTTAGCATGGTAGCTATCTTGAGCGGAGAACTCAGACCTGGATTTACAACATTATACAAACCTGTCTTCTGATCTTGGACCAGCTTATCTGTAGCGACCACCAGATCTTCGATGACTGTCATCGAGCTATGAATATCGTGGAATTTATTATAGATAGTCATTTTTGCCAAAACATTCTTGGGGTGAGGCACCGCAGATAAAAGCATGTTGGTTCGGACAATTAACACCCGCAAACCCTGCTTTGTAAGCTGCATCAGGCTTTCATCGGCTTTGGCTTTAGAGTATGCGTAAAAATTGATCGGGTTAGGCTGGTCGAGTTCTGTTCGTTCGTCGTTAACGCTGACGGAACTATGAACATAGCCAGTAGAGAAATGTACCAGATAAACATTCTTCTCCAAACAAGCGCGCGCGATATTTTCTGCGCCGCCGATATTAACAGCTGCCGCTTCATCCTGATTAGCTTCTGCCCAATCTACATTCGTAGAGCCGGTGCAGTTGAGCACTATGGTTGGCTGGACTTCTGCAATCGCATTTGCTACCTGGGCATAGTTAAGGACATCCACATTCGGACGAGAAACGACCGCTACTTCTACACCTTGCGACTGATAGTACTTTTGAAAGTGCATGCTTAGTTGACCGTTGCCGAAGATTAGAACTTTATTTTTTTTTTGAGCTGCAATGGTTATTGGTGACGGTGTTGTAAGCGGATTGGAGTTTTCTAAAAAAGTAATAGGCTGTTGCTCGTTCTGAGTAATAACTTCGCTAGCTTGGCCATAAGATGCTTGCTGGGTGTTATCTGCAGCTGCAAAGGCAGAAGCACCATAAGGCATAGATACAGGAATAGAAACAGATTTGGTAGCTGTTTCCTCTTCCCTATGGCCAGTGCTTCCCCACGCAAAACTCTGCTTAACCAACGGGCGCCACCAAGCTTCGTTGTTCTTGTACCAATCCACAGTCTGAACTAGCCATTCGTCGAAGCTGAACAAAGGCTCCCAGCCAAGCTCGCGGTTGATCTTGCTCCAGTCTAATTTATATGCTTTGTCGTTGCTTGGACGGTCTGGGACAAATTCGATACGTTCGTCGCCTACACCGAAGATCTGGCAAATGCGCTGTGCAACTTCTAAAATGGAAAGCTGGGCGCGGCCCGCAACCAAATAAACTTCGCCGAGTTTGCCGCGACGCAAGACTTGCTCGATTGCACGGCAATGATCTTCTACAAACAGCCAGTCACGGATATGATCGCCTTTACCGTGCAAACGGATATTCTTGCCATCGATTAAACGGGTAATACATAGAGGGATGAATTTTTCAGGGAACTGATATGCGCCAAAGTTGTTAGAGGTATTAGTGATGGTCGCCGGAAAATCGTAAGTCTTATAATAAGAGCGGACAATCATATCCGAACCCGCCTTGCTGGCAGAGTAAGGGTTATTAGGAGCGTACTTGGTCTCTTCTGTAAATAATTCGTCGCCTTCGACAGTTAAAGTTCCGTAAACTTCATCAGTTGAGACATGGTGAAAGCGCCAGACACCAGCGTTCTTCGCTTCTTCCAAAAGAACTTGGGTTCCGATTACGTTAGTGTTAACAAAATTTCCAGGTTCAACAATACTGCGATCCACATGAGAGTTAGCTGCAAAGTGTGCCACTACATCTACACCTTTCATTGCTTCGCGAACAGCGGCTGCATCTGTAATATCACCATGAATAAATTTGTAGCGATCTTTGTATTCCGGGTTAACTGTTAAGTCATGCAGGCTTTCTAAATTGCCCGCGTAAGTAAGCGCATCAAAATTTACCACCGTGTCATTTGGGTGATTCTTCAACCAATAGCGAACAAAGTTGCTACCAATAAATCCGGCTCCGCCGGTGACTAAAACTTTCATAAAACTTTTTAATTTCTTAAGATTTTACAGTGTTACTCTACCTGTAATTCTATCAAAACAACCTCTAAAGTCAAAGCTAAAATGTTTTGCATATTTGCGTAAATTCAGCATAATAAATACCTAAAATTCGATTAAAACAGCATCTCATTTTTGCTATAATGAAATAAATTAAATGAATTTTATGAAACTCGAATTTAAGCAATTAGACATCAAGCACGTTAAAGGCCGAGACAACATGTACGAGCTGTACGAAATTGATGCGGCCACCTATGTCGACTACGACATAAAGCGGGTCTATTATTTAACAGATCTTAAAGGTAACACCGGCCAGCACTGTCACTTCATAGAAAAAGAATTATTCGTGATGGCCAAAGGTTCTTGTACAGCTATCATTGATCGAGGCTACGGACTCGAGGAGTTCCCCATGGCTCAAGGTCAAGCTATCTACGTGGGCAACTATGTGTGGCATGGCTTTAAAGATTTTTCCGAGGATGCAACTTTTCTTGCCTTATCTTCTACCAAATACAACGCCGACCGCAGCGATTACTTGGAAGACTACGAAGAGTACCAAAGAAGAATCAAAGACGAAGGCTGGCAGCCGGCTGATAAATAACTCTATAAAAACAAAAAACCACCCGTTCGGGTGGTTTAGTTTAGATCTTAGTGATTTCGACTTCTGTAAAAGCCTGGCGATGACCGATCTTGCGACGGTACTTGCTCTTTGGCTTATACTTTAAGACATGAATCTTGGCACCGCGGCCCTGCTTGATAATCTTGCCTTCTACAGTCTGGCCGGATAAAGTCGGTTTGCCAATGGCATAATCTTTATCGGTAACGGTAGCGAGGACTTGATCAAAGATTACCTGGTCACCAGCTTCACCTTCTAGTTTTTCGATCTGAATTTTTTCACCTTTGGCAACTAAATACTGTTTTCCGCCGGTGGCAATAACTGCAAATGACATAAAGTAATAAAATTAATACCCCGTAATTCTAGCGAATCCGGGGTTTTTTGTCAACACAAAGGTTGAGGTAAAGGGGTTATGCGGTTTGAAAGTGACGGGGTTTTAGGTTGACGAAGTCAAATCCTTTGCTGTAAACAGCGTCGGCGACAGCCTGGCTGAGTTCATGGTACTTAGCTAATTTCTGCTCGAAGTTTCCAGACTTCAGGTAGTGATTGATCCGCCGGGAAAAATCAACCTGAATCCCATGGGTAGCTTTAGTGATTTCTAAAGGGAATTCTTCTTCGGAAAAATTGCCAAATTGGTAAACCATATCGATGATCAAGGTGCAGACTGGGCAGTTTTTTTGAGTTCCAGCGTACTGGAACAAATCGCGCCAATTGGCCATCAGATTTTGATCACAAAAATACCTGACTGCTGCATCTTGCTGGTTGGAAAGCAAGAGATTTTTTAAGCACACATAGTGCCTGACTACGCTATCTTCCGTAACCTTCTTCATTCGAACTTGCGGCATACAAGTTGGGGCCTCCTAGGGGTTGGATTACGATCTAAGGGTTTCTATTTCAAGGGGTTAACTTTTTATAGATCCACCTCTAATTATAACAAATAGGATTTTATTTGGTCAACATCTTACCGCGCCAGCATATTAGCAGCTTGCTTGCGGCGGTACGCAAAGATCACGCCAAGAATGAGCGCGGCCATTAAAACGAACAGCACGCCCAGCGCTACCAGCTTGCCACGGCTCTGCAAAAATACTGCCGTGAATCCAAATACGGCAGAGATAGCATACAAAACCAAAGCTGTTTGCCTCTGAGTGAATCCTAAATCTAAAAGCTTAAAATGGAGATGAAGCCTATCCCCTATGAACGGGCTTTTTCTATACCATAATCGCTGGGTAATGACCCACGCCACATCTAAAATAGGAATCCCCATCACCAATAATGCCGTTGCAATTTTCCCGCCCAATATTACCGAAAAGACTCCCAGGAAAAAACCAACAATGGTACTGCCCCCCTCGCCTAAGAATATTGAGGCCGGATTGGAAGCATAAATTAAATAGCCGGCCAAAGCCCCTACTAGAATAATTGCCAATGTCGCTGTGATCGGCTGATTCACTCTTTCGGTCAAAGACAAAGCAAATAAAGTTAAGCTGGCGATCAGGCCAATTCCGGCCACAAGCCCGTCTAAGCCGTCCAGGAACTTAGTGGTAAACATCATGCCCATTAGCCAAATAAAAATGAATATGCCGGAAGCAGGAATCATTCCGATCATAAAATTTAGATCAATCGGATCGCCAAACGGGTTAGACAAAAATTTTATGCCAATGCCAATGCCGGAAAACACTACAATCAGTGCGGCGGCGGCGGGGAACGGCCATAAATATTTTGCCG
It encodes:
- a CDS encoding glycosyltransferase family 2 protein produces the protein MDISFIITPWNCRDLLEATLKSIYNSQTKFTYEAIVYDHGSTDGTLEMVEKDFPQVKLIRGGDVGFAAANNEGIKLSSGRYVTLLNADTELSSDTIETMVSFMDANPKVGISTGKVVLAVNGKLDKACRRSFPTPWVSFTKFSGLANLFPKSKLFNQYNLEYLNEDESYQIDSCVGAFELIRRETMDQIGLLDDTFYMYGEDIDWCYRAKQAGWEVWYYPKTTIFHYKGYLSGKQTAKKKHNPRPTWEFHRAMILFYYKHYVDKYPRMLTWLIQLAIWGRYLLISRFKVYPGASFNGNPNPYLKKPSIN
- the rfbB gene encoding dTDP-glucose 4,6-dehydratase, translating into MKVLVTGGAGFIGSNFVRYWLKNHPNDTVVNFDALTYAGNLESLHDLTVNPEYKDRYKFIHGDITDAAAVREAMKGVDVVAHFAANSHVDRSIVEPGNFVNTNVIGTQVLLEEAKNAGVWRFHHVSTDEVYGTLTVEGDELFTEETKYAPNNPYSASKAGSDMIVRSYYKTYDFPATITNTSNNFGAYQFPEKFIPLCITRLIDGKNIRLHGKGDHIRDWLFVEDHCRAIEQVLRRGKLGEVYLVAGRAQLSILEVAQRICQIFGVGDERIEFVPDRPSNDKAYKLDWSKINRELGWEPLFSFDEWLVQTVDWYKNNEAWWRPLVKQSFAWGSTGHREEETATKSVSIPVSMPYGASAFAAADNTQQASYGQASEVITQNEQQPITFLENSNPLTTPSPITIAAQKKNKVLIFGNGQLSMHFQKYYQSQGVEVAVVSRPNVDVLNYAQVANAIAEVQPTIVLNCTGSTNVDWAEANQDEAAAVNIGGAENIARACLEKNVYLVHFSTGYVHSSVSVNDERTELDQPNPINFYAYSKAKADESLMQLTKQGLRVLIVRTNMLLSAVPHPKNVLAKMTIYNKFHDIHSSMTVIEDLVVATDKLVQDQKTGLYNVVNPGLSSPLKIATMLKEIINPDMQLEVLSKEDVEKMYAVRRPDSILSIAKLNREGIQMPEINQRLRGIITVLRDNLRSESAREILAFTAQEDQKKKDLKQTQVINHLFNKNS
- a CDS encoding sortase; this encodes MAEDDKKFPNASEGVAGLLNIDPNKQAPQPVDEEDNSPESAEAHSMFSDKTVAAPSNLPVADLPVDSAPRAAEDQPVEKPAPAEMPGTSAKEEAEASLGTHKSAGAEPSIPEEARTRSVGSVFKSILPYAAIFAIGLGLYFFYFSDFSLNSIFNSDLLKIESLTKDETNKEYEQLKKDAEGDYRKWLSQFFVDINDDSIISMDADVSGNGLSNFEKYLLNLNPKVYATRGGVGDGQLVLEGINPWTGKQFTDKQKALVEKYINPELISNRITAAAITRGVTKYAQYVNDDSPYYIDPQTLQQMGANGQIIVSPTQIATTTLGSVPVNTQPGAGNPGPGGSVAAAPNLRPDESIDQSKPGLLEIPSNKISVPLIWTQDVKNFDPDLKKGVVHYPGTAMPGEVGTAYISGHSSGYLWDKSPYKQIFAVLGDVKDGTSFTITATQKNGKTVRFNYVVERRGEYAANDQAQFISTADSVVALSTCWPVGTTARRLVLFGKLTQTERS
- the rplU gene encoding 50S ribosomal protein L21; protein product: MSFAVIATGGKQYLVAKGEKIQIEKLEGEAGDQVIFDQVLATVTDKDYAIGKPTLSGQTVEGKIIKQGRGAKIHVLKYKPKSKYRRKIGHRQAFTEVEITKI
- a CDS encoding FdtA/QdtA family cupin domain-containing protein, with the protein product MKLEFKQLDIKHVKGRDNMYELYEIDAATYVDYDIKRVYYLTDLKGNTGQHCHFIEKELFVMAKGSCTAIIDRGYGLEEFPMAQGQAIYVGNYVWHGFKDFSEDATFLALSSTKYNADRSDYLEDYEEYQRRIKDEGWQPADK
- a CDS encoding undecaprenyl/decaprenyl-phosphate alpha-N-acetylglucosaminyl 1-phosphate transferase, with amino-acid sequence MWYLLFFGIAAALAMGITPLVRSFATKFGYMDIPRPPRNLHSKPVAKLGGAAIYLAVAISIGIFWLTGHIDFNIVPQKFIWAIMLGGLVLVISGLLDDKLDLPAKYLWPFPAAAALIVVFSGIGIGIKFLSNPFGDPIDLNFMIGMIPASGIFIFIWLMGMMFTTKFLDGLDGLVAGIGLIASLTLFALSLTERVNQPITATLAIILVGALAGYLIYASNPASIFLGEGGSTIVGFFLGVFSVILGGKIATALLVMGIPILDVAWVITQRLWYRKSPFIGDRLHLHFKLLDLGFTQRQTALVLYAISAVFGFTAVFLQSRGKLVALGVLFVLMAALILGVIFAYRRKQAANMLAR
- a CDS encoding glycosyltransferase family 2 protein; the protein is MNQFPKISVNILGTNEKHHLQKAFTSIFKQDYPNFEVLYIDNASTDGSEEFVRQNFPQVKILQTGENRHYGPAHNKGIAATDSELVCILNTDLELAPNYLSEAVKALMQDEKIAGVQGKTLRPKKNPNDPNEQQIIDGTGLTIDRMRIVRDRGQLEVDKGQYDTPQEVLAICGSNPVYRRAALMDVAISGEVIDEDMRAFFDDSDLGWRLRHQGWKLWYQPTAISYHERGVGQSPGGYRNIFALVKFRKQFSTMTKQLSWRNKIFLTLKNDFGKTLRRDWPRILVREIATLGFITIFETKTLLIVPTMIRQLPSILRKRRIIKNRSVLGDENISRFII